CGTGCACGAAGAACGACGTCGGCGTCAACGTCCTCTGCAAGCATCTGTATCCGATTCGAGACCCTGTCGGAGTCTACGGTCGAGACGATTATCTGTGCATGGTCGATGCCTGCTTTCTTCCAGGTATACTGTTCTATCGCGTCACCGAAGACGTACGCCGCACACTGCGAGTCCAGTTCCTGTAGCAGAACCGGATCGTTTTCGACGACGACGTACGGTCTATCATGTGCGTCACACGTTTCGACGAGACGTCGCCCCTGTCTGCCGTACCCGACGATTATGACGTGACGGGTGAGGTCGTCTGGGACGGCGCTCCGTTCGTCGACCTTCTCGTACTGTTTTCTCAGGAGCCCGTGATCGGAGAGTACCCGGTAGATCTGTTCGTCGTAGCGACTGCTGAGACTCGAGGTGAGCATCGTCACGGTCGCCGCCAGAATAATCGCATCGAACACTGGTTGCGTCAGCATCCCGACCACCAATCCCTCGATCGCGATGATGAGGGCGAACTCGCTCACCTGTGCGAGATTGAGGCTCGTCAGTGTCGCAGACCGTGTCTCGTAGTCCGTGTACAGCAAGAGGGCGATAGTGGCTGCTGGTTTGATAACTGCGGTCAGGAGCGTGAGAAGCCCTGCGACGAGGAGTACCTCGGTGGTTGGAACCGCAACGAGTGTCCCGAGGGTGATAAAAAAGATGGCTGTGAAGAAGTCCCGAATCGATTGGAGTCCGTTGAGCATCCCGAGATGTTCGGCAGCATCACGACGGACTGCGAGGCCGGCGACGAACGCTCCGACGGCGAGAGAGACGCCGACGAATTCCGCCGCACCGAGGAACGCGATGAGAAGCGCGATGACACTGACGAGCATGAGCTCGTCGGACCCCCCTGAAACCCGCCCGAGACGGTCGAAGAGCTGTCGGTTGACCACGATTGCGACCCCGAGCAGAACGACACCGTACCCCAGTTGCGTTGCCACGGAGTCGGCGGCAAACGTTTCGGCACTCAAAACGAGGATCAGAAGGATTGCTACGAGGTCCTGAACGAACTGGATCGACTCGGCTAATCGTCCGTAGACGAGAGTTCTGTACCGTCTCGTCTGGAGGAGCCCCGTTCCGACGATGGTGGACGAGAGTGCGGCGGCGATGCCAACATAGAGCGCCTGGTCGGTCGGAAGGCCGATCAGGACACTGCCGGTGACGCCCAACACCCCGAGCACGGCGATCTGACCCAGCGCCACGACCTCGCTGTCGCTGAGCACCGTGCGGACAGCCTCGAACTGAATCTGCACGCTGAAGCCGAATACGAGCAAGACGATACCATATCGAGCGAGTTCGAGCGTAGTCTCCTCCCCGACGAATACGCCAGCGACGATTCCTGCGGAGATGAAGAAGGGGACTATCGGTAACCCGAACCGATCTGCCACGAAGAGGAACGCCCCGCCGATGACAAAGATCACCGAGAGCGCAGTGAGGAGTTCACTCACCGACACCACCGTCCAAGTCCTCGGCTTGCCTGGAAACCGGTTCAGAACGTCGTGAACTCCTCACGTCGGTTTCGGCCACCCGACTGAACGTCTCACGATCCTCGAAGTACCCCTCGAGGTACTCTGTAAGCCGCTCGGCGGTGAGTTGGGGGCTCAACGCGACGTAATGAGCACCGTAGCCGTAGAGCTCGCGGGCATCCGCAGCCCACTCGGCCTCGATCAAAACTGTTGTTCTCTCGCCGACCTCTGCGAGTAGTGCTTTGTTCACGTCGGGTTCGGCGGACGACGAGAGGACGAAATCGGCCCGTTTCAGTCTAGCCGCATTCCGAACCTCGGCGTGACGAAAGTCGCCGTAAATAACGTCGTAACCGGCCGCTTCGAGCGCTTCGATGTGAGCAACTTTTCGGTCGATAACGACGACGTCGTCGTAGAACTCCGCCAGTCGGGGTAAGACGTTACGTGTCAGCTCGTCGTACCCGATCACGACCGCATGGTCTCGATAGTGTCTGTGTTCGATCACACGCTCACTGCCAGCCGTCTCCCATCGACTCAAGAACGGGTGGAGCAGCTCGTATAAGTGATAGTTGTACTTGATGACGTACACGGAGACGCTCATCGTCAGCACGGCCAGCAGGCTGAGGAAGCCGAGGATCGGCTCACCGACGAACCCTTCGGCGACCGCAACGGTTCCGGCGACGAGCGCGAACTCGCTGACCTGAATCATCGCTACACTGCCGAGAAACGTCGTCTCGAGGCTGAACCCCTGCCAGTTGAGGAGTGCGAAGAAGACGAGAAACTTGGCTGGAATCAGAACGAAGGCGGCGATAGCGGCTTCCTGCCAGTATACAAATAAGTCACCTGCATCCAGCTGCAACCCGACCGAGACGAAGAATATCAGTATAAACAGATTCGTCAGTGGAGAGATACGGTCACGGAGCTCTGTACTGTACGGGAGTTGTGCGAGTGACACACCGGCGAGGAATGCACCCATCTCGATGGACAGACCGAGTTGGTCAAAAACGAGGATGAACAGGAACGCCCACGCGACTGCGGCCAGAAAGAAGGCGTCCTTGTTGTCTGCGATACGGCGGAACATCTCGGGCAGCAGGTACCGCGTCGCTGCGGCAGTTACGAACCCGACACCAGTGAGCAGACCGACGATCGTGAGGAGAGTGATGCCAAGGTCAGCTGCGCCATCGGGGCGCCCCGTCCCCAAAACCGTCAATAGAATAACGACGACAACGTCCTGAACGAGAAGCACACCGACGTCTATCTTTCCGGGGAGAGACGTCACTGCGTCCTTGTCCGTCAACATCTTGATGACGACCGCTGTCGAGCTGTACATCACGACTAACCCGATCAGTAGGGCCTCTAACGGTCGAAAACCAAGCACCATCGCGGTGCCCAGTCCTGTGAGAAAGACGAGAACCATCTGCGGGAGCGATATCTTGATGACCGGCCCGAGGACGTGTCGGATATCCTCGATGCGCAACTTGGTTCCCAACAGGAACAACAGGAACGCCAGTCCCAGTTCGGCCATCGTGGTCGTGATTTCGCTGGGTTCGACGATTTCGAGAACAGCGGGTCCGAGCAACAGCCCTGTGAGGAGATAGCCGACGATGGTCGGCTGGCCGGTCCGGTGCGCGATAATCCCGATGAAGGCTGCTGTCACAAGGATGATCGCAAAATCTGTCGACAGGGCTAGTTCAGCAACCATCCGGATAGATAGCCGACGATAGCGCCGGTCACGGGTTAATATTGTCGGGGCACGGGGTCAGTGCGACGGGAGTCGTACAGTTGCGGTACACACTCGACACGCGGCACACCGTTCAAAACGCATCAGTGGAAGGTGACGGCCGGAGCTAGATTGTTCCTCTTCTCGCCTCTCGCTCTCTCTCGATTTGACACGCCGCAGAGGACGCTGTACCCGCACACGTTGATAGTAGTCGAGTGTGCACAATAGACACGAATATGACAGTCGATCCGTTCAACCGCGGCGAACATCACGCTGCCGTTCTCGTCGGAAGCGTCGTCTTAGCAGTGTTGCTGTGGGCGGCCGGGTACAGTTTTTCGCGGGTTGTCGCCGCCGTTCCGTGGTTCCTCCTGTTTCTGGTACTGGTCATCGGGCCGGTGACGAAGATCTGGCCAGCAATCAATCGACGGTTCAAGGGGAACTTCCCGCTGTACGTCCGTTCCGAACTCGGCATCTGGTTCGTGATGTGGTCGCTGGCCCACGTACTCCTCGTGTTCCAGTTCTTCGGGTGGGACGTCGTCGGATTCGTCGTGGGTATGAGCGCCTGGGCGTTCGCTGCTATCGTCGGTTTTCTTATCGCCGTCGTTTTGCTCTTCACCTCGAACATCTGGGCGTATCGGTTCATGGGACCCAAAGCCTGGAAGTGGCACCAGAGCCACGGAACGTACGTCATGTTCTGGCTCCTGACAGTCCACATCTACGACCAGACGTTCCGCCGAGGCGCGGTTCCGATAGCGGATTCGCTTCACCTCCTGTACGTACTCTCGATTCTCATCGTCGTTGGACTGCACCTCGGGGCGTTCATCAAGGTCGTCGCTCACTACCGGAGGCACGGGAAGTATCCGAGCGGTATTCAGTGAGCAGAATCGACGACCCACGTCGACCCCGTGGTCTCCGGCCACCTCGACCAGCGTCTGCTCGGCCGGGCCACCCTCTTCGGAGGCGACGCCGTTACCGAGACCCCGGCACGTGGCAACGGGTCGATGCGGGTGGACGGCGGTTCACCGCCGGTCTCGTCGAGGCCACGCCGTCGAGAGACGCGACACCGAACCGTTGAACACGTGGGCGAGCAATTATCTCATAACGAACATGTCTCTAACTGACCGACCGTACGATGTCGTCGTCTGGGGTGCGACGGGCGTCGCCGGGCAGCTCGTGGCCGACCACCTCACCGGACAGTACACCCCGGAGGAGCTCTCGCTTGCACTCGGTGGGCGTAACGAGGAGCGGCTTCGGCGCGTCGAAACGAGACTCGTCGACGGAACGCGCGAGTGGGACGACCTGCCGCTCGTCCTCGGAGACGCGACGGACCCGGCGAGCCTCCGCGAGCTCGCACGGAGTACCCGCGTCGTCTGTACGACCGTCGGTCCCTACACGACGTACGGAACCCCGCTTGTCGAGGCCTGTGTCGAAGCGGGGACCGATTACTGTGACCTCACTGGCGAGGTGACCTGGATTCGAGAGATGATCGACCGCTACCACGACGAAGCGGTCGAAACCGGCGCTCGAATCGTCCACAGTTGCGGGTTCGACTCTATCCCGGCGGACCTCGGCAACCTGCTCGTCCAGTCGTTCGCGACCGACGAGTTCGACGCCCCCTGTGAACTGGTTCGGATCTACTTGGAGGCCGGAAGCGGCGGCGTGAGCGGTGGCACGATGGCGAGTGCGGTCGCGATGTACGAGGCCGCGTCCACGGACCCAATCGCTCGACAGACGCTCCGGAATCCGTACTCGCTGGCTCCTCGTGGGGAGCGAGCCGGGGTCGACCCCGGCGAGCAGCGGCGTCCGAAACGAGACCCGCTGCGGGACGTCTGGACCGCGCCGTCTCCGATGGCACCCGTCAACGAACGAGTGGTCAGACGAAGCAATGCCGTCCTCGGTTATCCGTGGGGGCGTGAGTTCCGGTGTAGTGAGGTCGTCCCCACCGGACGTGGCCTCGGCGGCGCAGCAGCCGCGAGTGCCATCGCCGTGGGCCTCGGCCTCGGGGATGTCGCGATGTCCATCGGCCCAGTCCGCGAGGGCCTCTCCCGTTTCGTGTTCCCCGACCCCGGCGAAGGCCCGACGAGCGCCCAGATGGATGCGGGTCATTTCACCGTCCGCGTGTTCGGCCGGGGGACGGCTCACGACGGCCCGTTCGTCGTCGCGAGCGAGATCAGTGCCGACCGGGACCCGGGATACGGTGCCACGGCGCAGATGCTCGGCGAGGCTGCCATGTGCCTGGTACGTGAGGAAATCGACTCACCGGTGTCCGGGGGCGTCCTGACGCCAGCCTCGGGCATCGGCGCACCGCTCGCCGAGCGACTTCGCGATGTCGGCCTGACCGTGTCCGTAGCGGAGTGGACTGACAACCACTGATAAGCGAAGGCCGGTCTCTCACTACCCACGCGGTGGTGAGCTTCTCAGTGACCGATACGTCTCCGCCCTCCGTGTCCAGACGTCTCCTATCGCCTCGCGAACGTCGACGTACAGGTCGTACAGTGCATCGTAGGTAGGGACGACGTCGTCTCTCGGGGAATAGCGTCGGTCGACAGAGACCATCTGTTCGACTGCCTCCTCGAGCGAGGCGAACTCGTCCAGTCCGACTGCGAGAACGACCGCCACCCCCTTCGCGCCGAGTTCCCCCCCGGCGGGAACGACGACCGGACGGTCAAGACAGTCCGCGATGAGCTGCGGCCACAGCTCGGAGCGCGTTCCGCCCCCGCTCAGCGCCACGCGACTGGCGTCGTTCGGCAAGTGTTCGACGCAGTCACGGACGGCCAGCGACAGTCCCTCGTACACGGCACGGGCGAGATGTTCGGAGCCGTGCGCGGGCGTCAGCCCGATGAACTGCCCGCGGGCGTCAGGGTCGACGAAGGGGCCACGCTCTCCGGTCGTACTGAGATATGGGTGATAACAGACACCGTCGCTCCCGGCGGGGGCGGCGGCAGCGAGTGCTTCGAGTTCCGTGACGTCGTCCGCATCGGCAACGGTCTCTGTGGCCCAGTCGAAACTCGGAGTGCCGGCGTTCGACCCGATGGCGTACGTCCACAGCCCGTCGATGCCGAGGTTCATCTGGATACCCGAGCGCGCCGACTGCGGGCCCTCGACGAACACCTGGTGGGTGAGCGACGTGCCGAGCGTGACCGCCGTCCCCCCGGTCGTGGCGGTTCCACTGCCGATTCCCGACGCTGGCACGTCGAACAAGCCGGCCACGACCGGGAGTCCTTCGGGGAGACACGTCTCGGCGGCGGCCGCCTCGGTGACGCTCCCGACGATTTCGGTCGGCGCGACGAGTTCCGGGAGGACGTCCCCCGCCTCGGGCAGACCGACGAGGTCGAACACCGACCGGTCGTACTCGCCGGTCGACTGGTCGAGGTATGGCACTGTCGCCTCGCTGTGGTCGGTAACCCGCTCGTCGGTTAGCCGGTACGTAATCCAGTCCTTGCACGAGAGAATCGTCTCGACCTGCGCGAACCGGGCGGGTTCCTCGCGGGCCAGCCAGGCTAACAGCGGGAGGCTCATGCCGGGATAGGGGGCCGACCCACACTGGGCGACGATGTCGTCGAGGGTTCCCGCATCGTCCCACGCGTCGAGGATCTCGGCCGCCCGAGAGTCCGACCAGAGGATCGCGGGACGAACCGGGTCGCCCTCGCTCGTCACGGCCCAGAGCCCATCACCCTGTCCGGTGACGCCGACGCCGCGTGGCTCGGCATCCGCTGGAAGTGCCTCGACTACCTCGCCGATGGTCTCCGCCGTCAGTGCGTAGGCCTGTCCCATCGACTGCTCGGTGTGGCCGGCCTCCGGAGTGGCGGTCTCGGTCTCGCGTGTGGCACTCGCTACGGCCGACCCCCGCAGGTCGAATGCGACCGTCTTGATTTTCGTCGTGCCGACGTCGACGGCGACGAGGACGTCTCGCTCGCTCTCGGTCCCGGTCTCTCCTTCGGTCATGCGTCTTTGTCGCTCCTTCGTGTGTCCTGTCGTCTGTGTCTCATCTGCCACAGAGTGGGGGTCTCGCTCTCACCCACCTCGCTCAGAACGAACAGCCGGTCTCCTCGCACGACCGGACGGTCTCCGGGCCGTCGATCTTGTTCAGCAGGTTGACTTCGGTGCCCTCGCCCGCCTCCACGATCTCGCCGGTCCACACCGGATTGACCGACTGGTGGTCACACGCCCGGTAGGACGTCTCCCCGAGGACGGTCTGCATCTCCAGCCCTTCGAGCGTGTCGCGGACCGTCACGTGGTCGCTCGTCCCGGCTGCTTGGACCCCACGAGCAGCGGTTCTGACGAGTTCGTAGCCAACGCGGGCGAAGTTCCCCGGCAGCGTGTCGTACGCGTTCTGGTAGGCCTCGACGAACTGTCGGTTGTCGCCGGTGTCGAGTTTGTGGCTGTACAGCGTCGACGAGTAGGTGCCGGCTGCGACCTGACCGAGTGCGCCACGACTGACCTGCGCGAAGAGGGCGGTGCCGATGATGTCGAGTTCGTCTTTCAGACCGGCGCTGTTGGCCTGTTTCATGAAGTTGATCAGGTCGCCTCCGGTTTCGGGGAGGACCAGTACGTCGGCGTCGGAGCTGGATATCTGGCTGATCTGCGGCCCGAAGTCGGACGTCCCGGGGTCCGGCATCGTCCGCCCGACGACGTCGACGTCGAGGTCCTGTTCGTCGACACGCTGTTCGAGTTGGTTCAGTGCGGACTGCCCGTAGGCCTCGTCGGTGCTGTGGAGCCACCAGTTCGTGCCGAGTTCGCTGGCGGCGAAGTCGGTGAGGCCGGCCATGTGCTGGGCCGCGTTCGACTCGTACCGGAAGGTGTTGGCGTTGCAGTCCTCGCCGGTCAAAGCGACCGTCGCCGCCCCGGACATGTAGAGCGTCTCCTGCTGGCCGACGTAGTCGGCGACGGCGAGTGAGACGGAACTCTCCAGTGCACCGGTGATGATCTGCACGCCGTCCTCTTCGACGACCTTCTGGGCTTTCTGCCGCCCGGTTGCGGGGTCGGTCTGGGTGTCCTCGTACACGGCGTCGACCTCGAAGTCGAAGGCATCGCTCTCGGTGACGAACTGGACGCCGAGTTCCGCGCCCTGTCGCTGTGCCTTCCCGAGTGGGGCAGAAGGGCCGCTCGTGGGAACCAACACGCCGAGTGAGAGCGTCCCGATGTCGGTCGCGCCGGCTTCGGTGTCGGTGCCGCTGCTTCCCGCCCCTGCTTCGGTGTCGCTTCCGCCCTCACTCCCGCTTTCGGTGCCGCTTCCCCCTTCCCCAGCGTCTCGGACGCACCCTGCGAGTCCCGTCAGGGCCACGCTACTCGACAGTATCTGCAAGGCTCGTCGTCTGCTCAGGCCACCACTGGAGGTGTCGGCGTTCTCCAGTGTCCCGTCGGGTGTTGACATGAACCTCTGTATCGAGTTACGACACTAAAGCATACTGATGTACAGGTCTGACCACCATGCTTCAGGATTTGCGTTCTCGAGCGCGATGGGCGACGGATGCAAGTACTCGACGGCCTACCGACTTACACCCAGATGCCGGTCGAGAACGTCGTCGTCGGCCTGCAGTGCGTCGCTCGTGCTCCCGTGGACGATCCGGCCGTTGTCGACGACGTACACGTAGTCACAGACGTCGAGTGCGACGTGGACGTTCTGCTCGACGAGGAGCACGGTCAACCCCTGTGATTTGAGGTTCTCGATGACCTCGACGACGCGCTCGATGATGTAGGGTGCGAGCCCTTCCGTGGGTTCGTCGAGGAGCAGCAACTCGGCGTTGCTGACCAGCGCGCGGGCGACAGCGAGCATCTGCTGTTCGCCCCCACTCAGCGCGCTGGCGGCGGTGTGCTCGCGGTCGGCGAGGTTCTCGAAGGTGTCGAGTACGTCCACGATGCGCTGACCGAACTCCCCTTCACCACCGCCCAGTTCGGCGAGTTCGAGGTTCTCCCGGACGCTCAGGCTGTCGAAGACGCGGCGCTCCTCGGGAACCAGAGCGACGCCGTGGCTGACGGTCACCTCCGGCCGCGTGTCGGTGATGTCCACGCCGTCGAACGTGATCGACCCGGCGCGAGGCGTGAGAGAGCCCATGATCGTCCGCAGCGTGGTCGTCTTCCCGGCACCGTTCCGGCCCACGAGCCCGACCACCTCTCCCGAACCGACGTCGAAGCCGACCCCTTCGAGTACCGTCGTCGCACCGTAGCCGGCCGTCACGCCTTCGAGGTGCAACAGGGGGTTGTTGAGGCGGTGCGGACCGTCCCGTCTCGAACCGGGCGTCCCGTCTGTCCTCGAGCCAGGCGTCGCGTCTGCCGTCGACCCCGACTCCGCTTCTCGCTCGGGCGTGTCGGTCATCGGTCGTACCCCCCGAGGTATGCTTGCTGAACCGCCTCGTTGCTGGCGACCGCCTCGGGGGTGCCCGTCGTGATCGGACGGCCACTGTTGAGTACCGTGATCCGGTCGGAGAGACGCATCACGAGGTCGACGTCGTGTTCGACGAGGACGAGGGTCCTGTCTGCCAGCACGTCTTCGACGAGTTCGATCGTCGCCAGCGTCTCCTCGCCGCTCATCCCCGCAGTCGGTTCGTCGAGCAAGACCACCTCCGGGTCGGTCGCGAGGACGAGCCCCAGTTCGAGGCGTCGCCGGTCACCGTACGAGAGCGTGCTCGCCCGTGCCTCGGCGAACGCCGTGAGACCGACCCGGTCGAGGACCGACTCCGCACGGTCTGTGATCGTCTCGAGACCCCCGACTTCGGCGAGGAACGTCTCCAGCGTGGAGAGGTCGTCGTAGGTCGCTGCCTGGGTGGCCAGCCTGACGTTCTCGCGCACGGAGAGCCCGGTGAAGACGGTCGTCAACTGGAACGACCGGGCGAGGCCGCCCGCGACACGCGTTGCTGGCGGGGAGTCCGTGACGTCCGTCCCGAGTAGCGTGATCGACCCGTCCGTCGGCGCCATCGCCCCGCTGATGAGGTTGAACAGCGTGGTCTTGCCCGCACCGTTCGGGCCGATGATACTCCGGAACTCGCCGCGTTCGATCGCTAAATCGACCCCGTCGACTGCGGTGAACCCGCCGAACTGTTTCGTGAGCCCATCGGTCCGCAACACGACGTCGTCGGCCACAGTCGTGTCTCCGTACGGTGTCTTCTCGCTCTCTGCGGCCGTGTCAGTCATCGCCCTCCACCTCACTGGCCCGCCCACCCGAAGCCGTCTTGGTTTCGGTTGCCCCGGCGTACTCAGACAGTCGAATAGGCAGGGAGACGAGGCCCTTCGGCAAGAACAGCACGACCGCGACGAAAGCAGTTCCGAGCAGCAGTCGCCACCACGGGATGAGTGACGAGAGGCGCTCCTCGAAGATGGTGAACACGGCCGCCCCGAGCATCGGGCCGTACAGCGTTCCAGCACCCCCGAGGACCGCCATGACGACGACGTCGCCGCTGTTGATCCAGTGCAACAGCGTCGGTGTCGCAAAGCCGTTGTAGAGGGCGAAGAGGGCTCCCGAGAGGCCGGCGAGCGTCCCACTCACCGTGAACGCCTGTCGCTTGACCCGCTGGACGCGATAGCCGACGAAGCCCGCTCTGAGTTCACTCTCTCGAATCGCCTGCAGGACGGAGCCGAACGGTGCGTGCATCATGCGGCGGACGAGAAGGTACGAGCCGACAACCGTCATCAAGAGGAAGTAGTAGAACAGTGCGTCGCCCGTGAACGCGAACGGTTCGCGACCGACGATGATCTCGCTGAAACGCACACCGACGGGGCCGAACCCGTACAGCGGCTCGGGGACACCGAACAGGCCGTTACTGCCGCCGGTGAAGCCGAACTTGACGACGGCCTCGTTCGCGAGCTCGGCGAAGGCGAGGGTCATCATCACGAAGTAGACCCCCGAGACACGGATCGCGAGGTGACCGACGACGCCGGCGACGAGCGC
This is a stretch of genomic DNA from Salinigranum halophilum. It encodes these proteins:
- a CDS encoding saccharopine dehydrogenase family protein encodes the protein MSLTDRPYDVVVWGATGVAGQLVADHLTGQYTPEELSLALGGRNEERLRRVETRLVDGTREWDDLPLVLGDATDPASLRELARSTRVVCTTVGPYTTYGTPLVEACVEAGTDYCDLTGEVTWIREMIDRYHDEAVETGARIVHSCGFDSIPADLGNLLVQSFATDEFDAPCELVRIYLEAGSGGVSGGTMASAVAMYEAASTDPIARQTLRNPYSLAPRGERAGVDPGEQRRPKRDPLRDVWTAPSPMAPVNERVVRRSNAVLGYPWGREFRCSEVVPTGRGLGGAAAASAIAVGLGLGDVAMSIGPVREGLSRFVFPDPGEGPTSAQMDAGHFTVRVFGRGTAHDGPFVVASEISADRDPGYGATAQMLGEAAMCLVREEIDSPVSGGVLTPASGIGAPLAERLRDVGLTVSVAEWTDNH
- a CDS encoding ABC transporter substrate-binding protein, giving the protein MSTPDGTLENADTSSGGLSRRRALQILSSSVALTGLAGCVRDAGEGGSGTESGSEGGSDTEAGAGSSGTDTEAGATDIGTLSLGVLVPTSGPSAPLGKAQRQGAELGVQFVTESDAFDFEVDAVYEDTQTDPATGRQKAQKVVEEDGVQIITGALESSVSLAVADYVGQQETLYMSGAATVALTGEDCNANTFRYESNAAQHMAGLTDFAASELGTNWWLHSTDEAYGQSALNQLEQRVDEQDLDVDVVGRTMPDPGTSDFGPQISQISSSDADVLVLPETGGDLINFMKQANSAGLKDELDIIGTALFAQVSRGALGQVAAGTYSSTLYSHKLDTGDNRQFVEAYQNAYDTLPGNFARVGYELVRTAARGVQAAGTSDHVTVRDTLEGLEMQTVLGETSYRACDHQSVNPVWTGEIVEAGEGTEVNLLNKIDGPETVRSCEETGCSF
- a CDS encoding cation:proton antiporter, giving the protein MVAELALSTDFAIILVTAAFIGIIAHRTGQPTIVGYLLTGLLLGPAVLEIVEPSEITTTMAELGLAFLLFLLGTKLRIEDIRHVLGPVIKISLPQMVLVFLTGLGTAMVLGFRPLEALLIGLVVMYSSTAVVIKMLTDKDAVTSLPGKIDVGVLLVQDVVVVILLTVLGTGRPDGAADLGITLLTIVGLLTGVGFVTAAATRYLLPEMFRRIADNKDAFFLAAVAWAFLFILVFDQLGLSIEMGAFLAGVSLAQLPYSTELRDRISPLTNLFILIFFVSVGLQLDAGDLFVYWQEAAIAAFVLIPAKFLVFFALLNWQGFSLETTFLGSVAMIQVSEFALVAGTVAVAEGFVGEPILGFLSLLAVLTMSVSVYVIKYNYHLYELLHPFLSRWETAGSERVIEHRHYRDHAVVIGYDELTRNVLPRLAEFYDDVVVIDRKVAHIEALEAAGYDVIYGDFRHAEVRNAARLKRADFVLSSSAEPDVNKALLAEVGERTTVLIEAEWAADARELYGYGAHYVALSPQLTAERLTEYLEGYFEDRETFSRVAETDVRSSRRSEPVSRQAEDLDGGVGE
- a CDS encoding FGGY-family carbohydrate kinase, coding for MTEGETGTESERDVLVAVDVGTTKIKTVAFDLRGSAVASATRETETATPEAGHTEQSMGQAYALTAETIGEVVEALPADAEPRGVGVTGQGDGLWAVTSEGDPVRPAILWSDSRAAEILDAWDDAGTLDDIVAQCGSAPYPGMSLPLLAWLAREEPARFAQVETILSCKDWITYRLTDERVTDHSEATVPYLDQSTGEYDRSVFDLVGLPEAGDVLPELVAPTEIVGSVTEAAAAETCLPEGLPVVAGLFDVPASGIGSGTATTGGTAVTLGTSLTHQVFVEGPQSARSGIQMNLGIDGLWTYAIGSNAGTPSFDWATETVADADDVTELEALAAAAPAGSDGVCYHPYLSTTGERGPFVDPDARGQFIGLTPAHGSEHLARAVYEGLSLAVRDCVEHLPNDASRVALSGGGTRSELWPQLIADCLDRPVVVPAGGELGAKGVAVVLAVGLDEFASLEEAVEQMVSVDRRYSPRDDVVPTYDALYDLYVDVREAIGDVWTRRAETYRSLRSSPPRG
- a CDS encoding ABC transporter ATP-binding protein: MTDTPEREAESGSTADATPGSRTDGTPGSRRDGPHRLNNPLLHLEGVTAGYGATTVLEGVGFDVGSGEVVGLVGRNGAGKTTTLRTIMGSLTPRAGSITFDGVDITDTRPEVTVSHGVALVPEERRVFDSLSVRENLELAELGGGEGEFGQRIVDVLDTFENLADREHTAASALSGGEQQMLAVARALVSNAELLLLDEPTEGLAPYIIERVVEVIENLKSQGLTVLLVEQNVHVALDVCDYVYVVDNGRIVHGSTSDALQADDDVLDRHLGVSR
- a CDS encoding ABC transporter ATP-binding protein, translating into MTDTAAESEKTPYGDTTVADDVVLRTDGLTKQFGGFTAVDGVDLAIERGEFRSIIGPNGAGKTTLFNLISGAMAPTDGSITLLGTDVTDSPPATRVAGGLARSFQLTTVFTGLSVRENVRLATQAATYDDLSTLETFLAEVGGLETITDRAESVLDRVGLTAFAEARASTLSYGDRRRLELGLVLATDPEVVLLDEPTAGMSGEETLATIELVEDVLADRTLVLVEHDVDLVMRLSDRITVLNSGRPITTGTPEAVASNEAVQQAYLGGYDR
- a CDS encoding cation:proton antiporter domain-containing protein, giving the protein MSELLTALSVIFVIGGAFLFVADRFGLPIVPFFISAGIVAGVFVGEETTLELARYGIVLLVFGFSVQIQFEAVRTVLSDSEVVALGQIAVLGVLGVTGSVLIGLPTDQALYVGIAAALSSTIVGTGLLQTRRYRTLVYGRLAESIQFVQDLVAILLILVLSAETFAADSVATQLGYGVVLLGVAIVVNRQLFDRLGRVSGGSDELMLVSVIALLIAFLGAAEFVGVSLAVGAFVAGLAVRRDAAEHLGMLNGLQSIRDFFTAIFFITLGTLVAVPTTEVLLVAGLLTLLTAVIKPAATIALLLYTDYETRSATLTSLNLAQVSEFALIIAIEGLVVGMLTQPVFDAIILAATVTMLTSSLSSRYDEQIYRVLSDHGLLRKQYEKVDERSAVPDDLTRHVIIVGYGRQGRRLVETCDAHDRPYVVVENDPVLLQELDSQCAAYVFGDAIEQYTWKKAGIDHAQIIVSTVDSDRVSNRIQMLAEDVDADVVLRARTVSTARELLERGALYVAIPEVLAAEQLVEHVEAVAAGDISGTELRADSLTKLER